The Fusobacterium simiae genome contains a region encoding:
- a CDS encoding amino acid ABC transporter permease, with product MDWQFIAKYTPEFIHAGILTLKIGGIGIILSIIVGILGSWILYENFKFFKQIIIVYIELSRNTPLLVQLFFLYFGLPKIGLRFSPEACGIIGLTFLGGSYMIEAFRSALEAIDKIQKESALSLGMTKWQTMRYVILPQSFVISLPGLTANIIFLLKETSVFSAIALMDMMFVTRDLIGLYYKTEESLFMLVVGYLIILLPLSLLGVWLERKLKYVGYSN from the coding sequence ATGGATTGGCAATTTATAGCAAAATACACACCTGAATTTATACATGCAGGTATATTAACATTAAAGATAGGTGGAATAGGAATAATATTATCAATTATAGTTGGAATTTTAGGAAGTTGGATTTTATATGAAAATTTCAAATTCTTTAAACAAATTATAATTGTATATATAGAGTTAAGTAGAAATACACCTCTTCTTGTTCAATTATTCTTTTTGTATTTTGGACTACCAAAGATTGGTTTAAGATTTAGTCCAGAAGCTTGTGGAATAATTGGTTTAACATTTTTAGGTGGAAGCTATATGATAGAAGCCTTCCGTAGTGCATTGGAAGCAATAGATAAAATTCAAAAGGAGTCAGCTTTAAGTTTAGGTATGACTAAATGGCAAACAATGAGATATGTTATCTTACCTCAATCATTTGTTATAAGTTTACCGGGACTTACAGCTAATATTATATTTCTATTAAAAGAAACTTCTGTATTTAGTGCAATAGCCTTAATGGATATGATGTTTGTAACAAGAGATTTAATAGGACTTTACTACAAGACAGAAGAATCATTATTTATGCTTGTAGTTGGATATTTAATAATATTGTTACCTCTTTCATTATTAGGAGTATGGTTAGAAAGGAAGTTAAAATATGTTGGATACAGTAATTGA
- a CDS encoding aspartate/glutamate racemase family protein produces the protein MKTIGLIGGMSWESTVTYYQIINQTIKNKLGGLHSAKCILYSVDFQEIEECQKTNNWDKSAEILGKAALSLEKAGADFIVICTNTMHKIVSEIKKYIKIPILHIAEMTVIELKKMGIDKIGLLGTKYTMQQDFYKQTLIDNGIEVVVPNSKDIEIVNSVIFNELCLGEIKKESKKEYLRIIEELSRLGAKGIILGCTEIGLLIKQEDTNIPLFDTTVIHAKAAALYSLDMK, from the coding sequence ATGAAAACAATAGGACTTATAGGTGGAATGAGTTGGGAAAGTACAGTTACATATTATCAAATTATAAATCAAACTATAAAAAATAAATTGGGAGGATTACATTCTGCAAAATGCATATTATATAGTGTAGATTTTCAAGAAATAGAGGAATGTCAAAAAACTAATAATTGGGATAAAAGTGCTGAAATTTTAGGTAAGGCAGCATTATCTTTGGAAAAAGCAGGAGCAGATTTTATTGTTATATGTACAAATACTATGCATAAAATTGTTTCTGAAATAAAAAAATATATTAAAATTCCTATTTTACATATTGCTGAAATGACAGTAATTGAATTGAAGAAAATGGGAATAGATAAAATAGGTCTACTTGGAACAAAATATACTATGCAACAGGATTTTTATAAACAAACACTAATTGACAATGGAATTGAAGTTGTTGTACCTAATTCAAAAGATATAGAAATAGTTAATTCAGTTATTTTTAATGAGTTATGTCTTGGAGAAATTAAAAAAGAATCAAAAAAAGAATATTTAAGAATTATAGAAGAATTATCTCGATTAGGAGCAAAAGGAATAATCTTAGGTTGTACAGAAATAGGTTTATTAATTAAGCAAGAGGATACGAATATTCCATTATTTGATACAACAGTAATTCATGCAAAGGCAGCAGCACTGTATTCATTAGATATGAAATAA
- a CDS encoding winged helix-turn-helix transcriptional regulator, producing the protein DVAQDVAQDVAQKTKEEIINIIKEEIKNNPKISRKKIAEKVGVSLKTIERYIKGIENLKFVGRGSNGYWELSEK; encoded by the coding sequence AGGATGTCGCTCAGGATGTCGCTCAGGATGTCGCTCAGAAAACAAAAGAAGAAATTATCAATATAATAAAAGAAGAAATAAAAAATAATCCAAAAATTAGCAGAAAAAAAATAGCAGAAAAAGTTGGAGTAAGTCTTAAAACAATAGAAAGATATATAAAAGGAATTGAAAATTTAAAATTTGTTGGAAGAGGAAGTAACGGATATTGGGAGTTAAGCGAAAAATAA